One stretch of Bradyrhizobium canariense DNA includes these proteins:
- a CDS encoding ribokinase yields MGRVFVAGSINMDVVATADRHPRIGETIAGQQVLYFPGGKGANQAVSAAKLGAPTTLIGRLGQDAFGRELKAFLATQEIDLSFVQETSGAQTGTAIITIAKADNTIVVIPGANALVGVTDVAAPLLAKGDIAVSQFEIPLPTISAFFKRARAVGATTILNPAPAIEFDAEMLDLVDILILNESELGLLSKTELRDTDDHTRFIEAARSLRGGKDKIVCVTLGKRGVVALVDGKPLIISGLAVEAVDTTGAGDCFVGAVAAQLATGNPISDALNYANVAASICVQRMGAAPSMPTISEVETAISTRRPGARRDP; encoded by the coding sequence ATGGGCCGCGTTTTCGTTGCCGGCAGCATCAACATGGATGTGGTGGCGACCGCCGACCGGCACCCGCGGATCGGCGAGACCATCGCCGGACAGCAGGTGCTTTATTTTCCCGGAGGCAAGGGCGCGAACCAGGCGGTATCGGCGGCAAAGCTCGGCGCGCCGACAACACTGATCGGCCGGCTCGGCCAGGATGCGTTCGGCCGCGAGCTGAAGGCGTTTCTTGCCACCCAGGAGATAGACCTGAGCTTCGTGCAGGAAACTTCCGGAGCGCAGACCGGAACCGCCATCATCACCATCGCCAAGGCCGACAACACCATCGTCGTCATTCCCGGCGCGAACGCGCTTGTTGGCGTCACCGATGTTGCGGCCCCCTTATTGGCAAAAGGCGACATCGCCGTCAGCCAGTTCGAGATTCCGCTCCCCACCATCAGCGCGTTCTTTAAACGGGCTCGCGCCGTGGGCGCTACAACCATCCTCAATCCAGCGCCGGCGATCGAATTCGACGCTGAAATGCTCGATCTCGTCGATATTCTCATCCTCAATGAGAGCGAGCTCGGTCTTCTCTCAAAGACTGAACTCCGCGACACCGACGATCACACGCGCTTCATCGAAGCCGCTAGGTCTTTGCGAGGCGGCAAAGACAAGATCGTCTGCGTGACGTTAGGCAAGCGAGGCGTGGTCGCGCTGGTGGATGGAAAACCGCTGATTATTTCGGGCCTCGCCGTCGAGGCTGTCGACACCACCGGTGCGGGCGATTGTTTTGTCGGCGCGGTGGCGGCGCAACTGGCGACGGGGAATCCTATTAGCGATGCGCTGAATTACGCCAACGTTGCAGCGTCGATCTGCGTGCAGCGAATGGGCGCTGCGCCGTCGATGCCAACGATATCGGAAGTCGAGACGGCCATCTCCACGCGTCGTCCCGGCGCACGCCGGGACCCATAG
- a CDS encoding NAD(P)/FAD-dependent oxidoreductase, whose translation MAKQPVLIVGAGHAGFQLAASLRQAGYGEPVCLINDESHLPYQRPPLSKAYLKGGGAPDSLMFRPDKFYRDQNIELIADRAVAIDRATRRLLLASGSSLDYEHLVLATGARNRLLDIPNANLEAVRYLRTLDESEALRQWLVPGQRVVVIGAGFIGLEFAATARAKGLDVDVLELGTRVMARAVTAEISEFFQDRHTAAGIRLYLGVQATSIEGHDGKVTGVSLSDGRHVAADLVVVGVGVLPNVELAAEAGLPVASGIIVDEQLLTSDSNISAIGDCALYASQRFGGSLRLESVQNATDHAKCVAARLTGDAKHYDGLPWFWSDQGSDKLQIAGLTTGYDRVAVRGDREQGAFSAFCYRSEQLVGIESVNRAGDHMFGRRLLAANGSITPEQAADISFDLKSALS comes from the coding sequence ATGGCGAAGCAACCTGTTTTAATTGTCGGCGCAGGGCACGCGGGCTTTCAGCTCGCGGCATCGTTGCGGCAAGCGGGGTATGGCGAACCGGTCTGCCTGATCAACGACGAGAGCCATCTGCCGTACCAGCGGCCGCCGCTGTCCAAGGCCTATCTGAAAGGCGGCGGCGCTCCGGACAGCCTGATGTTTCGTCCGGACAAATTCTATCGCGACCAGAACATCGAATTGATCGCCGACCGTGCTGTCGCGATCGATCGTGCCACGCGCCGGCTGCTGCTCGCCTCCGGCTCGTCGCTCGATTATGAGCATCTGGTACTGGCGACCGGTGCGCGTAATCGTTTGCTTGATATCCCGAACGCCAATCTTGAAGCCGTGCGCTATCTGCGGACGCTCGACGAAAGCGAAGCATTGCGGCAGTGGCTTGTGCCGGGCCAGCGGGTGGTGGTGATCGGCGCGGGGTTTATCGGGCTGGAATTCGCCGCCACGGCTCGCGCCAAAGGCCTCGACGTGGATGTGCTCGAACTCGGTACGCGCGTCATGGCGCGCGCGGTGACCGCGGAAATCTCGGAATTCTTTCAAGACCGGCACACCGCAGCGGGCATCCGGCTTTATCTGGGTGTGCAGGCCACCAGCATCGAGGGCCACGACGGCAAAGTGACAGGTGTGAGCCTCAGCGACGGCCGGCATGTGGCCGCCGATCTGGTCGTGGTCGGCGTTGGCGTCCTGCCCAATGTCGAACTGGCAGCGGAGGCTGGCCTGCCGGTCGCCTCTGGCATCATCGTCGACGAGCAGTTGCTGACTTCGGATTCGAATATCTCGGCGATCGGCGACTGCGCGCTGTACGCAAGCCAGCGTTTTGGCGGGTCGCTTCGGCTCGAGTCCGTGCAGAATGCCACCGATCATGCAAAATGTGTCGCGGCGCGGCTGACCGGTGACGCAAAACATTATGACGGGCTGCCCTGGTTCTGGAGCGATCAGGGCAGCGACAAGCTTCAGATCGCCGGCCTGACCACCGGATATGATCGCGTCGCGGTGCGCGGCGACCGGGAGCAGGGCGCGTTTTCCGCGTTCTGCTATAGGTCAGAGCAACTCGTCGGCATCGAGTCGGTCAATCGTGCCGGCGATCACATGTTCGGACGGCGTTTGCTCGCTGCCAACGGCTCGATTACGCCGGAGCAGGCGGCGGACATCAGCTTCGATCTAAAGAGCGCGTTGAGTTGA
- a CDS encoding cytochrome P450, translating into MSMEATVDRPVSTIDPFSHAFLSDPYPHHEAMREAGPVVWLEHYGIWAMARHQEVRDALTDWQTYCSGAGVGLSDFRKEPPWRPPSIILEADPPLHTRTRAVLTRILSPAAINILRETFAREAEALVDRLLEQREFDGVADLAEAYPLKVFPDAVGISEEGRENLLPYGSMVFNSFGPRNDLFDKAMANAGPVRDWIMSKCSRAALAPSGLGMRIFEAVDAGELSEAEAGMLVRSFLSAGIDTTVYGLGNALYCFASNPEQWTILRESPNLIRGSFEEVLRFEAPVQTFFRTTTKAVDVGGVHIGDGEKVLLFLAAANRDPRRWDKPDTFDVRRRATGHMTFGTGIHGCVGQAVARLESEAIFGALARRVASFEMTGQPERRLNNTLRGLDTLPLRVVPV; encoded by the coding sequence ATGAGCATGGAAGCGACAGTCGACCGTCCGGTCTCCACCATCGATCCCTTTTCCCACGCGTTCCTGAGCGATCCCTATCCACACCATGAGGCGATGCGCGAAGCGGGGCCGGTGGTTTGGCTGGAACATTACGGCATCTGGGCGATGGCGCGACATCAGGAAGTTCGCGACGCGCTGACCGACTGGCAGACCTACTGCTCCGGAGCCGGCGTGGGTTTGAGCGACTTCCGCAAGGAACCGCCCTGGCGTCCGCCGAGCATCATCCTCGAAGCCGACCCGCCGTTGCACACGCGCACCCGCGCGGTGCTGACGCGCATCCTGTCGCCCGCGGCCATCAACATCCTGCGCGAGACGTTCGCGCGCGAGGCGGAAGCGCTGGTCGACCGTCTGCTGGAGCAGCGGGAGTTCGACGGCGTAGCCGATCTGGCCGAGGCTTACCCGCTGAAAGTGTTTCCGGACGCGGTCGGCATTTCCGAGGAGGGGCGCGAGAATCTGCTGCCTTACGGCAGCATGGTGTTCAACTCGTTCGGCCCGCGCAATGATCTGTTCGACAAGGCCATGGCCAACGCCGGGCCGGTGCGCGACTGGATCATGTCGAAATGCAGCCGTGCGGCGCTGGCGCCCAGCGGATTGGGCATGCGGATATTCGAAGCCGTCGACGCTGGTGAATTGTCCGAAGCCGAAGCCGGCATGCTGGTGCGCTCGTTCCTTTCGGCCGGTATCGACACCACCGTCTATGGGCTTGGCAACGCGCTATATTGCTTTGCGAGCAATCCCGAACAATGGACCATCCTTCGTGAGAGCCCGAACCTGATCCGCGGCTCGTTTGAAGAGGTGTTGCGGTTCGAAGCGCCGGTGCAGACCTTCTTCCGCACCACGACCAAAGCTGTGGACGTGGGCGGCGTGCATATCGGCGATGGCGAGAAAGTGCTGCTGTTTCTCGCGGCCGCCAACCGCGATCCACGGCGCTGGGACAAGCCTGACACCTTTGACGTCAGGCGCCGCGCGACCGGACACATGACGTTCGGCACCGGCATTCATGGCTGCGTCGGGCAGGCGGTGGCGCGGCTTGAAAGCGAGGCGATTTTTGGCGCTCTCGCCAGGCGCGTCGCCTCGTTCGAGATGACCGGCCAGCCGGAGCGGCGGCTGAACAATACGCTGCGCGGGCTCGACACCTTGCCGCTTCGCGTTGTACCGGTCTGA
- a CDS encoding enoyl-CoA hydratase/isomerase family protein produces the protein MPATTSLPDDPALLRIEGPIATITLNRPTAFNSIDLSIAKKLEQLSAEVEASDDIRVLVIEGEGRAFCAGGDLQTIGAAAATDTIAPVVGELLQHYHAFITTLRRMPKIVLASVHGSAAGAGMSLAFVADLCIATEDARFTPAYSKLGVSPDGGGTVGLAASVGTRRALQIFLAEDSFSAAQAYDWGLLAKVVPAAELKAATRELAQRLAQNAPAGLAATKALIHRAPTTPIEQQLDAERDAIIDCMHSEEFRVAVKKFTSKMK, from the coding sequence ATACCCGCCACCACCTCCCTGCCCGACGATCCGGCCCTGCTCAGGATCGAAGGCCCGATTGCGACCATCACGCTCAATCGGCCAACCGCGTTCAACTCGATCGATCTTTCCATCGCCAAAAAACTGGAACAGCTCAGCGCCGAGGTCGAGGCGTCCGATGATATTCGGGTGCTCGTGATCGAAGGTGAAGGCCGCGCATTCTGTGCCGGCGGCGATCTGCAAACCATCGGCGCCGCGGCGGCGACCGATACCATTGCGCCCGTGGTCGGCGAGTTGCTGCAGCACTACCACGCCTTCATCACGACGCTGCGGCGGATGCCGAAGATCGTGCTGGCAAGCGTGCATGGCTCGGCTGCCGGCGCCGGAATGTCGCTCGCTTTCGTGGCGGACCTCTGTATCGCCACTGAAGACGCCCGCTTCACGCCAGCCTATTCAAAACTTGGCGTGTCGCCGGACGGCGGCGGAACCGTCGGCCTTGCGGCGAGCGTCGGCACGCGGCGCGCCTTGCAGATCTTCCTCGCGGAAGACAGCTTTTCGGCGGCACAGGCTTATGATTGGGGCCTGCTCGCCAAGGTGGTTCCGGCGGCCGAACTGAAAGCCGCCACCCGTGAGCTGGCGCAACGCCTGGCGCAAAACGCTCCAGCCGGGCTCGCAGCCACCAAGGCACTGATCCATCGGGCGCCGACGACCCCGATCGAACAGCAGCTCGATGCCGAGCGCGACGCCATCATCGACTGCATGCACAGCGAAGAGTTCCGTGTGGCGGTGAAGAAGTTCACCAGCAAGATGAAATAG
- a CDS encoding TRAP transporter large permease encodes MSAPIVLALMSLCFLFFGYLGVPVPFSLMAGVFVGAMLTDVSLAAIIQKIFDGVDSEALLAIPFFLLVGELMSSANVVVRIANLSLSLVGHIRGGLSQVVVVFSMFFSEMSGSTTADVAVMTRALGGPMKREGYNPAFIAAIIASASTIAALVPPSITAVVYGAVGNVSIAGLFMAGVVPGLMIGIGLMIYCYFFGPTGMSKPRAPLRQVVFATGDAALPLMIPVILLGGILTGWFTPTEAGVVAVVWIIAVVIPALNRGHLRKIPYDFCLAGLIFSLPLITIGAANAFGWMLAYLRGAIVIADWITSIAGSNPHYIMLLMVALFTVVGDFIEPVPTIIIFMPLVNALTQAGDINGVHMGVVLIATLAFGLITPPYGLVLLMASKFVGVSFGKALRAALPIYVVFLVTICFTIYFPKVVLWLPKHVIPESVGCFKSPAGTGYICPD; translated from the coding sequence GTGAGCGCGCCCATCGTCCTTGCGCTGATGTCGCTCTGCTTCCTGTTTTTCGGCTATCTCGGCGTGCCCGTGCCATTCTCGCTGATGGCCGGCGTTTTCGTCGGCGCCATGCTGACGGACGTTTCGCTTGCCGCGATCATCCAGAAGATTTTCGACGGCGTGGACTCCGAAGCCTTGCTGGCGATTCCGTTTTTCCTGCTGGTCGGCGAGCTCATGAGTTCGGCGAATGTCGTGGTACGGATCGCCAATTTGTCGCTGTCGCTGGTCGGGCATATCCGGGGCGGGCTGTCGCAGGTCGTCGTCGTCTTCAGCATGTTCTTCTCGGAAATGTCGGGATCGACCACCGCCGACGTCGCGGTCATGACTCGCGCATTGGGCGGGCCGATGAAGCGGGAAGGCTATAACCCCGCCTTCATTGCCGCGATCATTGCCTCGGCGTCCACGATCGCAGCGCTGGTGCCGCCGAGCATCACCGCCGTCGTCTACGGCGCGGTGGGCAATGTCTCGATTGCCGGCTTGTTCATGGCGGGCGTGGTGCCGGGATTGATGATCGGCATCGGGCTGATGATTTATTGCTATTTCTTCGGGCCCACCGGCATGAGCAAGCCGCGGGCGCCGTTACGCCAGGTGGTGTTTGCGACCGGCGATGCGGCGCTTCCGCTGATGATACCCGTGATCCTGCTCGGCGGCATTCTCACTGGCTGGTTCACGCCGACGGAAGCCGGTGTCGTTGCGGTGGTATGGATCATCGCCGTTGTCATTCCCGCGCTCAATCGCGGTCACCTGCGGAAAATCCCCTACGATTTCTGTCTCGCCGGCCTGATCTTCTCGCTGCCGTTGATCACGATCGGCGCCGCCAACGCCTTTGGCTGGATGCTCGCCTATCTGCGCGGCGCCATCGTGATCGCCGACTGGATCACCTCGATCGCAGGCAGCAATCCGCACTACATCATGTTGCTGATGGTGGCGCTGTTCACCGTCGTCGGCGATTTCATCGAGCCGGTGCCGACCATCATCATCTTCATGCCGCTGGTGAATGCGCTGACCCAGGCCGGCGACATCAACGGCGTGCATATGGGTGTGGTGCTGATCGCGACATTGGCGTTCGGACTGATCACGCCGCCCTATGGCCTGGTGCTGTTGATGGCCTCGAAATTCGTCGGCGTCAGCTTTGGCAAAGCGTTGCGCGCGGCGCTGCCGATCTACGTGGTGTTTCTGGTCACGATCTGCTTCACGATCTATTTCCCGAAAGTGGTGCTTTGGCTGCCCAAGCACGTGATTCCGGAATCGGTCGGTTGTTTCAAGTCACCGGCGGGGACGGGATATATCTGCCCGGATTGA
- a CDS encoding TRAP transporter small permease: MAIADKLVLQRQHHLKWRWLDRLELVLMIVCGVLCFGFSLSVMFDIITRTIGHPWLWLQEVTSTLFIYGIFIGAAVATRRNDHLYLTAISEALHGTPRLIVEIVIRLVVLGVAFCLIWFGYINYLRGFGSFRLPSGTPIASLYAVIPLSGVLVALFTIEQLVNGIRNGFDHPEPPDEDLPIPAIDTGIQKRTLP, translated from the coding sequence ATGGCCATCGCCGACAAACTGGTGTTGCAGCGGCAGCATCACCTGAAATGGCGGTGGCTCGACAGGCTTGAACTGGTGCTGATGATCGTCTGCGGCGTCCTGTGTTTCGGCTTCTCGCTGTCGGTCATGTTCGACATTATTACCCGCACCATCGGCCATCCCTGGCTGTGGCTGCAGGAAGTCACCTCGACGCTGTTTATCTATGGGATATTCATCGGTGCGGCGGTCGCCACCCGTCGCAACGACCATCTCTATCTGACCGCGATCTCCGAGGCGTTGCATGGCACCCCGCGGCTGATCGTCGAGATCGTGATCCGGCTGGTCGTTCTCGGCGTCGCGTTTTGCCTGATCTGGTTCGGCTACATCAATTATCTCAGGGGCTTTGGCAGTTTCCGGCTGCCGTCGGGTACGCCGATCGCCTCGCTCTACGCGGTGATTCCGCTGTCAGGCGTTTTGGTGGCGCTGTTCACGATCGAGCAGCTGGTGAACGGCATCCGCAATGGATTTGACCATCCAGAGCCGCCGGACGAGGACCTGCCGATTCCGGCAATCGACACCGGCATTCAGAAGAGGACGCTGCCGTGA
- a CDS encoding TRAP transporter substrate-binding protein produces MAITASAGAQEVKHYRFAHDQQLNSGYSIAYDIFSAKLKELSKGTMLVDQYPGAQLGQEPQILQLVRSGDIDFAIVSSANTSTISPQAGVMSLHYLFRSEDHNIKALADPKVFEAVRDMIDGTTQGIHAIGLGTQGFRHLYGKREVHKVEDLKGYKVRVQATATEDTMFAAYGAQTVHMPFGSVYTSLQTGVMDFGENAVNVYLINKHYEVAPVLSMTEHEANNAILWISDKLWQSLNADQKQWVLDAARDVSQQEPKRAFDLERSAATKLQKMGVKIVADVDKTGFQKIADPYLDKLAKELGPHAEKIKTLIRAIN; encoded by the coding sequence ATGGCGATCACGGCGAGCGCGGGCGCCCAGGAGGTGAAGCATTATCGCTTCGCCCACGACCAGCAGCTCAACTCCGGTTACAGCATTGCCTACGACATATTTTCAGCCAAGCTCAAGGAATTGAGCAAAGGCACTATGCTGGTCGACCAGTATCCCGGTGCGCAGCTCGGGCAAGAGCCGCAAATCCTGCAACTGGTCAGGTCCGGCGATATCGATTTCGCCATCGTCTCCTCCGCGAACACCTCCACGATCTCGCCGCAGGCCGGCGTGATGTCGCTGCATTATCTGTTCCGCTCCGAAGACCACAACATCAAGGCGCTCGCGGACCCCAAGGTCTTCGAGGCCGTGCGGGACATGATCGACGGCACCACGCAGGGCATTCATGCGATCGGGCTCGGCACCCAGGGCTTCCGGCATCTGTATGGCAAGAGGGAAGTGCACAAGGTCGAGGATCTCAAGGGTTACAAGGTTCGGGTCCAGGCCACCGCCACCGAAGATACCATGTTTGCCGCCTATGGCGCGCAGACTGTGCACATGCCGTTCGGCAGCGTCTACACATCATTGCAGACCGGCGTGATGGATTTTGGCGAGAACGCCGTCAACGTCTACCTCATCAACAAGCACTACGAAGTGGCGCCGGTGCTGTCGATGACCGAGCATGAAGCCAATAACGCGATCCTGTGGATCAGCGACAAACTCTGGCAGAGCCTCAACGCCGACCAGAAGCAGTGGGTGCTGGATGCGGCCAGGGATGTCAGCCAGCAGGAGCCCAAGCGGGCGTTCGATCTCGAACGCTCCGCGGCAACCAAGCTGCAGAAAATGGGCGTCAAGATCGTCGCCGATGTCGACAAGACGGGTTTTCAGAAGATCGCCGATCCCTATCTCGACAAGCTCGCCAAGGAGCTCGGTCCGCATGCGGAGAAGATCAAGACCCTGATCCGGGCGATCAATTAG
- a CDS encoding TRAP transporter substrate-binding protein produces MGGLRKILGAAAAASAILVAASANAQEVKHYRFAYDQPKTTGYGILGDIFGDKLKELSKGTMLIDQYAGAQLGQEPQVLQLVKSGDIEFCISSSANAATLSPEAGVMSMHFLFRSEAHLIKAIADPEVSRAVKAMIAETVQGTHVIALATLGLRDMYSKREIRKIEDMKGLKVRVQATPTEDVMFPAYGAQIVHMPFGSVYTSLQTGVMDVAENGVNVYLANKHYEVAPVLSMTEHEANNSLVWVSDKLWNSLTPEQQGWVQAAADEANQKQPAKAIELEHQSLSKLKSIGVKVVADVDKSGFTAIADPYLDKLSRQLGPHAEKIKTLIRAIN; encoded by the coding sequence ATGGGCGGCCTGAGGAAAATTCTCGGTGCGGCCGCGGCTGCATCAGCGATCCTGGTGGCCGCAAGCGCGAACGCGCAGGAGGTGAAGCATTATCGCTTTGCCTATGATCAGCCGAAGACGACGGGCTACGGAATACTTGGCGATATTTTCGGCGACAAGCTCAAGGAATTGAGCAAGGGGACGATGCTGATCGACCAGTATGCCGGCGCCCAGCTCGGGCAGGAGCCGCAGGTGCTGCAGCTCGTGAAATCAGGCGATATCGAATTCTGCATTTCCTCCTCGGCCAACGCCGCGACGTTGTCGCCGGAGGCTGGCGTGATGTCGATGCACTTCCTGTTCCGCTCCGAAGCGCATCTGATCAAGGCGATCGCCGATCCCGAGGTATCCAGGGCGGTCAAGGCGATGATCGCGGAAACCGTACAGGGTACGCATGTCATTGCGCTGGCGACGCTCGGTCTTCGCGACATGTATTCCAAGCGCGAGATCAGGAAGATCGAGGATATGAAAGGCCTCAAGGTGCGGGTGCAGGCAACCCCCACCGAGGACGTCATGTTTCCGGCCTATGGTGCCCAGATCGTGCATATGCCGTTCGGCAGCGTCTATACGTCACTTCAGACCGGCGTGATGGATGTCGCGGAAAATGGCGTGAACGTGTATCTGGCGAACAAGCACTACGAAGTGGCGCCGGTGCTTTCGATGACCGAACACGAGGCCAATAACAGCCTGGTCTGGGTTAGTGACAAATTGTGGAACAGCCTGACTCCGGAACAGCAGGGATGGGTCCAGGCTGCGGCCGACGAGGCCAACCAGAAGCAGCCGGCCAAGGCGATCGAGCTCGAGCATCAGTCGCTATCGAAACTTAAATCGATCGGCGTGAAGGTGGTGGCTGACGTCGATAAATCGGGTTTTACGGCGATCGCCGATCCCTACCTCGACAAGCTCTCCAGGCAGCTCGGCCCGCATGCCGAGAAGATCAAGACGTTGATACGGGCGATCAACTAA
- a CDS encoding IlvD/Edd family dehydratase, with protein sequence MADGLRKGLTSYGDAGFSLFLRKAFIKAMGYSDDALNRPIVGITNTYSDYNPCHGNVPEIIEAVKRGVMLSGAMPMVFPTISIAESFSYPTSMYLRNLMAMDTEEMIRAQPMDAVVVIGGCDKTLPAQIMAALSADLPTVVIPVGPMVVGHHKGEVLGACTDCRRLWGKYRAGEIDDVEIEAVNGRLAPSVGTCMVMGTASTMACITEAMGLSLPMSATIPAPHAERFRSAEASGRVAAAMAAAKGPRPSEFLTAASFRNAQVVLQAIGGSTNGLIHLTAIANRTRHRIDLEAFDKLGREVPVLIDLKPSGEHYMEHFHHAGGVPKLMQQLGDLIDLDARTITGQTLRDVVAGAEEVPGQDAIRPRSSPIKPEGAMAVLHGNLAPRGAVIKHSAASPKLLQHTGRAVVFESVEDMTLRVDDPDLDVNADDVLVLRNAGPKGAPGMPEAGYLPIPRKLARGGVKDMVRISDARMSGTAFGTIVLHITPESAVGGPLALVKNGDMIRLDVAKRSIDLLVDAAELEKRRAALKPATTPDWAKRGYAHLFNETILQADEGCDFDFMRGKGKG encoded by the coding sequence ATGGCTGACGGACTGCGCAAGGGTTTGACGAGTTATGGCGACGCCGGGTTTTCGCTGTTCCTGCGCAAGGCCTTTATCAAGGCGATGGGCTATTCCGACGACGCGTTGAATCGCCCGATCGTCGGCATCACCAACACCTATAGCGACTACAATCCCTGCCACGGCAACGTGCCCGAGATCATCGAGGCGGTGAAGCGCGGCGTGATGCTCTCGGGCGCGATGCCGATGGTGTTTCCGACCATCTCGATCGCGGAGAGTTTTTCCTATCCGACCTCGATGTACCTGCGCAATCTGATGGCGATGGACACCGAGGAGATGATCCGCGCCCAGCCGATGGATGCGGTGGTGGTGATCGGTGGTTGTGACAAGACGCTGCCCGCCCAAATCATGGCTGCGCTCAGCGCCGATCTGCCAACGGTCGTGATCCCCGTGGGGCCGATGGTGGTGGGCCATCACAAAGGCGAGGTGCTCGGCGCTTGCACCGACTGCCGCCGGCTGTGGGGAAAATATCGCGCCGGCGAGATCGACGATGTGGAGATCGAGGCGGTCAATGGCCGTTTGGCGCCTTCCGTCGGAACCTGCATGGTAATGGGCACCGCCAGCACCATGGCCTGCATCACCGAAGCCATGGGCCTGTCGCTGCCGATGAGCGCGACGATACCGGCGCCGCATGCCGAACGCTTCCGTTCCGCCGAAGCCAGCGGCAGGGTCGCCGCCGCGATGGCGGCTGCAAAGGGACCGCGCCCGAGTGAATTCCTGACGGCGGCATCGTTCAGGAATGCCCAGGTGGTGCTGCAGGCGATCGGTGGCTCGACCAATGGCCTGATTCATCTCACGGCCATTGCGAACCGCACCAGGCATCGCATCGATCTCGAAGCCTTCGACAAGCTCGGCCGCGAGGTACCGGTGCTGATCGACCTGAAGCCGTCAGGCGAGCATTATATGGAACACTTCCATCATGCCGGCGGCGTGCCGAAGCTGATGCAGCAGCTTGGTGACCTGATCGACCTCGACGCCAGGACCATCACCGGCCAAACGCTGCGCGATGTCGTCGCCGGCGCGGAGGAAGTCCCGGGCCAGGATGCGATCCGGCCGCGCAGCAGTCCGATCAAGCCGGAAGGCGCGATGGCCGTGCTGCACGGCAATCTCGCGCCGCGCGGCGCCGTGATCAAGCATTCGGCGGCGAGCCCCAAACTGCTGCAGCATACCGGGCGTGCTGTGGTGTTCGAATCCGTCGAGGATATGACGCTGCGGGTCGACGATCCCGACCTCGATGTCAACGCCGACGACGTGCTGGTGCTGCGCAACGCCGGCCCCAAGGGCGCGCCGGGAATGCCGGAGGCCGGCTATTTGCCGATCCCTCGCAAGCTGGCGCGCGGCGGCGTCAAGGACATGGTGCGGATATCGGACGCACGGATGAGCGGCACCGCGTTCGGCACCATCGTCCTGCACATTACGCCGGAATCCGCGGTGGGCGGTCCGCTGGCGCTGGTGAAGAACGGCGACATGATCCGCCTCGATGTCGCCAAACGAAGCATCGATCTCCTGGTTGACGCCGCTGAACTGGAAAAGCGGCGTGCGGCGCTCAAGCCTGCAACGACGCCGGATTGGGCCAAGCGCGGTTACGCGCATTTGTTCAACGAGACCATCCTGCAGGCCGATGAAGGCTGCGACTTCGATTTCATGCGCGGCAAGGGAAAAGGATAG
- a CDS encoding NAD-dependent epimerase/dehydratase family protein produces MPRILMTGACGGIGTSLRKLLPPIYPDLLLSDLKPPADLGAKEKFKAAELSDPAQVEEICEGIDGILHFGGFSVEGPWDNILQSNIIGCYNLFEAARKKGVKRVVFASSNHAVGFYPRHHRIGTDVTARPDSRYGVSKVFGEAVGALYADKHGLAVTCIRIGNFGDKPLDHRRLSIWLKPEDLVQLCRIGLDHPDIHFEILYGASYNERSWWDNHRAYDLGYRPTGRGEDFREHAMAEQAKIGPDPVGDFYQGGAFCGMEFDGDRSRIVDWK; encoded by the coding sequence ATGCCACGCATATTGATGACCGGCGCCTGCGGGGGAATCGGCACAAGCCTGCGCAAACTGCTGCCGCCGATCTATCCGGACTTGCTGCTGAGCGACCTGAAACCGCCCGCCGATCTCGGCGCCAAGGAGAAATTCAAGGCCGCGGAACTGTCCGATCCGGCACAGGTCGAGGAAATCTGCGAGGGCATCGACGGCATCCTGCATTTCGGCGGCTTTTCAGTCGAAGGCCCGTGGGACAACATCCTGCAATCCAACATTATCGGTTGCTACAATCTGTTTGAAGCGGCGCGCAAAAAGGGCGTCAAACGCGTCGTGTTCGCCTCCTCGAACCACGCGGTCGGCTTCTATCCGCGCCATCACCGGATCGGGACCGATGTGACCGCGCGCCCGGACAGCCGTTACGGCGTCAGCAAGGTGTTCGGCGAGGCGGTGGGCGCGCTTTATGCCGACAAGCACGGACTGGCCGTCACCTGCATCCGGATCGGCAATTTCGGCGACAAGCCGCTGGACCATCGCCGGCTTTCGATCTGGCTCAAGCCGGAAGACCTGGTGCAGCTCTGCCGGATCGGGCTCGATCATCCCGATATTCATTTCGAAATTCTTTACGGCGCATCCTACAATGAACGCTCGTGGTGGGATAATCACCGCGCCTACGACCTCGGCTATCGTCCGACCGGCCGGGGCGAGGATTTTCGCGAGCATGCCATGGCCGAGCAGGCCAAGATCGGGCCCGATCCGGTCGGCGATTTCTACCAGGGCGGCGCCTTCTGCGGCATGGAGTTCGACGGCGACCGCAGCAGGATCGTGGACTGGAAATAA